CAGGACCCCGGCGGCTTTGTGCACAGTTGGGAGTTTGTCCACAGGGTCGCGCTCGGGGGCGGTGTCGTGTCGTACCCCGGCGATATCATTCGAACATGCTTGCGAACACGCGTGCGGAGATCGTCGAGGTTCTCGACGCGTGCGATGCGGCGGTCGAGCGGTTGTGCGAGTTGCGGTTTGAGGTGCTGAGCACCCCGGAGCGGATGGCGATCCTGGAGCGCTTGGAGACGGTGGTGCGGCGGCTGCCGGTGCCGCAGCATCAGTTGTTGAATCAGCTCGCCGCGGTGAGCAAGGAGGAGTTGGGTGACACCCTGCGTAACGCGCTGGCCGATCGGCTGCGGATCACGACTTCGGAGGCTGGCCGGCGGATCGGCGACGCCGCCGATCTCGGTGAACGGCATGGTTTGACGGGGGAGCCGTTGGCGCCGCGGTTGGAGGCCACCGCCGCCGCCCAACGCCAGGGCCGTATCGGTAGCGGCCACGTGAACGAGATCCGCGACTTCGTCAAACACTTACCGACGGAAGTGGATGCCGGTGCCCGCGAGCAGGCCGAAGCCGACCTGGCCGGCCAAGCCGCCGCCATGCGCCCCGACCAACTCAAGGACTACGCCCTCACGCTGCTGGCCTACCTGCACCCCGACGGGGAATTCTCCGACGACGAACGCGCCCGCAAGCGCGGCCTGAGTCTGGGCAAACAAGACCCCGACGGCATGTCCAAACTCACCGGCTGGATCACCCCGCCCTGCGCGCCGCCCTGGAAGCCGCCTGGGCCAAACTGGCCGCCCCCGGCATCGCCAACCCCGAGGACCACCTGCCCCACATCGACGAGGGCGAGCCGGACCCCGAAGCGGTCCGCCGCGACACCCGCGGTACCGCTCAGCGTCAGCATGATGGGCTGCACGCCGGGCTGATGGCGCTACTGGCCTCCGGGGACCTCGGGCAGCACCACGGGCTGCCCGTCACCATCGTGGTCACCACCACCCTGGCCGAACTGGAA
The nucleotide sequence above comes from Mycobacterium kiyosense. Encoded proteins:
- a CDS encoding hypothetical protein (frameshifted, deletion at around 536311), whose product is MLANTRAEIVEVLDACDAAVERLCELRFEVLSTPERMAILERLETVVRRLPVPQHQLLNQLAAVSKEELGDTLRNALADRLRITTSEAGRRIGDAADLGERHGLTGEPLAPRLEATAAAQRQGRIGSGHVNEIRDFVKHLPTEVDAGAREQAEADLAGQAAAMRPDQLKDYALTLLAYLHPDGEFSDDERARKRGLSLGKQDPDGMSKLTGWITPPCAPPWKPPGPNWPPPASPTPRTTCPTSTRASRTPKRSAATPAVPLSVSMMGCTPG